Part of the Poecilia reticulata strain Guanapo linkage group LG2, Guppy_female_1.0+MT, whole genome shotgun sequence genome is shown below.
TGATCTGCAGTCAGCCTGTGTTTGTATTAAACAACCAGCCGTCGTCTGGGAAACAGACGTAAACAACCATGACCTCCCATTTACTACTCATCAYTCGGCAGATGGAGATCCTCACTCAGCTCTTAGTCACTCAGAGTSTCCTGATGGGGGTTCATCTCCACTTCCTGTGGCTTTTAtatccacttcctgttgtttacCTTCTCTTCCTGTGGTTTTACCTCCACTTCCTGTGGTTTGACCTCCACTTCCTATCTGCTTGTTCCCCAGGGTTTCTTTGAGCTGTTTCCATCCATCAGGAACTCGCTGGTCGTCGATTGAGGACAGAACGACCTCGgctctccacttcctgttgatgACGGGAAGTCACTCTgattttatcagattttattGATCAGCTTCAGAAATAAAGTTGATTAATCTGGATCAGaatctggtttgtttttattttagttgtgtcTGTTCCTTCCTCCTTTACAGATGCAGGTTGAGGTGATGCTGCAACCAGTGTAGaggaatataattatattaatagTTAAAAATTATATTGTGACCGGTTTGCACTAAGATATGTTTTAACCTAAAAGAAATGTACTGTGTCAAATGGACTGGGTCAATCTGACCTAGATGTCAGGACGGAATTCAAATTTGGAGAAATGTGGAGTAACAATCACTAAACAGAGGAAAGATGTTAGTTTGAGCTTTTGTGCAAGAAAGTTCCAGCACCCGTCTTTTCTCTTGATGGCCTGCAAAGGAACAGGGCCGGAGCCCAAGACTTKGGGAAGagtctctgtttggacagataagGAACAAACAACTTGACTAATAGTTTTTCTGATGGAGCAGATTTGATTCCAGGAGTTCAACCTCTAGTTCTTGGAACTTCCAAATTACATGTCGANNNNNNNNNNNNNNNNNNNNNNNNNNNNNNNNNNNNNNNNNNNNNNNNNNNNNNNNNNNNNNNNNNNNNNNNNNNNNNNNNNNNNNNNNNNNNNNNNNNNNNNNNNNNNNNNNNNNNNNNNNNNNNNNNNNNNNNNNNNNNNNNNNNNNNNNNNNNNNNNNNNNNNNNNNNNNNNNNNNNNNNNNNNNNNNNNNNNNNNNNNNNNNNNNNNNNNNNNNNNNNNNNNNNNNNNNNNNNNNNNNNNNNNNNNNNNNNNNNNNNNNNNNNNNNNNNNNNNNNNNNNNNNNNNNNNNNNNNNNNNNNNNNNNNNNNNNNNNNNNNNNNNNNNNNNNNNNNNNNNNNNNNNNNNNNNNNNNNNNNNNNNNNNNNNNNNNNNNNNNNNNNNNNNNNNNNNNNNNNNNNNNNNNNNNNNNNNNNNNNNNNNNNNNNNNNNNNNNNNNNNNNNNNNNNNNNNNNNNNNNNNNNNNNNNNNNNNNNNNNNNNNNNNNNNNNNNNNNNNNNNNNNNNNNNNNNNNNNNNNNNNNNNNNNNNNNNNNNNNNNNNNNNNNNNNNNNNNNNNNNNNNNNNNNNNNNNNNNNNNNNNNNNNNNNNNNNNNNNNNNNNNNNNNNNNNNNNNNNNNNNNNNNNNNNNNNNNNNNNNNNNNNNNNNNNNNNNNNNNNNNNNNNNNNNNNNNNNNNNNNNNNNNNNNNNNNNNNNNNNNNNNNNNNNNNNNNNNNNNNNNNNNNNNNNNNNNNNNNNNNNNNNNNNNNNNNNNNNNNNNNNNNNNNNNNNNNNNNNNNNNNNNNNNNNNNNNNNNNNNNNNNNNNNNNNNNNNNNNNNNNNNNNNNNNNNNNNNNNNNNNNNNNNNNNNNNNNNNNNNNNNNNNNNNNNNNNNNNNNNNNNNNNNNNNNNNNNNNNNNNNNNNNNNNNNNNNNNNNNNNNNNNNNNNNNNNNNNNNNNNNNNNNNNNNNNNNNNNNNNNNNNNNNNNNNNNNNNNNNNNNNNNNNNNNNNNNNNNNNNNNNNNNNNNNNNNNNNNNNNNNNNNNNNNNNNNNNNNNNNNNNNNNNNNNNNNNNNNNNNNNNNNNNNNNNNNNNNNNNNNNNNNNNNNNNNNNNNNNNNNNNNNNNNNNNNNNNNNNNNNNNNNNNNNNNNNNNNNNNNNNNNNNNNNNNNNNNNNNNNNNNNNNNNNNNNNNNNNNNNNNNNNNNNNNNNNNNNNNNNNNNNNNNNNNNNNNNNNNNNNNNNNNNNNNNNNNNNNNNNNNNNNNNNNNNNNNNNNNNNNNNNNNNNNNNNNNNNNNNNNNNNNNNNNNNNNNNNNNNNNNNNNNNNNNNNNNNNNNNNNNNNNNNNNNNNNNNNNNNNNNNNNNNNNNNNNNNNNNNNNNNNNNNNNNNNNNNNNNNNNNNNNNNNNNNNNNNNNNNNNNNNNNNNNNNNNNNNNNNNNNNNNNNNNNNNNNNNNNNNNNNNNNNNNNNNNNNNNNNNNNNNNNNNNNNNNNNNNNNNNNNNNNNNNNNNNNNNNNNNNNNNNNNNNNNNNNNNNNNNNNNNNNNNNNNNNNNNNNNNNNNNNNNNNNNNNNNNNNNNNNNNNNNNNNNNNNNNNNNNNNNNNNNNNNNNNNNNNNNNNNNNNNNNNNNNNNNNNNNNNNNNNNNNNNNNNNNNNNNNNNNNNNNNNNNNNNNNNNNNNNNNNNNNNNNNNNNNNNNNNNNNNNNNNNNNNNNNNNNNNNNNNNNNNNNNNNNNNNNNNNNNNNNNNNNNNNNNNNNNNNNNNNNNNNNNNNNNNNNNNNNNNNNNNNNNNNNNNNNNNNNNNNNNNNNNNNNNNNNNNNNNNNNNNNNNNNNNNNNNNNNNNNNNNNNNNNNNNNNNNNNNNNNNNNNNNNNNNNNNNNNNNNNNNNNNNNNNNNNNNNNNNNNNNNNNNNNNNNNNNNNNNNNNNNNNNNNNNNNNNNNNNNNNNNNNNNNNNNNNNNNNNNNNNNNNNNNNNNNNNNNNNNNNNNNNNNNNNNNNNNNNNNNNNNNNNNNNNNNNNNNNNNNNNNNNNNNNNNNNNNNNNNNNNNNNNNNNNNNNNNNNNNNNNNNNNNNNNNNNNNNNNNNNNNNNNNNNNNNNNNNNNNNNNNNNNNNNNNNNNNNNNNNNNNNNNNNNNNNNNNNNNNNNNNNNNNNNNNNNNNNNNNNNNNNNNNNNNNNNNNNNNNNNNNNNNNNNNNNNNNNNNNNNNNNNNNNNNNNNNNNNNNNNNNNNNNNNNNNNNNNNNNNNNNNNNNNNNNNNNNNNNNNNNNNNNNNNNNNNNNNNNNNNNNNNNNNNNNNNNNNNNNNNNNNNNNNNNNNNNNNNNNNNNNNNNNNNNNNNNNNNNNNNNNNNNNNNNNNNNNNNNNNNNNNNNNNNNNNNNNNNNNNNNNNNNNNNNNNNNNNNNNNNNNNNNNNNNNNNNNNNNNNNNNNNNNNNNNNNNNNNNNNNNNNNNNNNNNNNNNNNNNNNNNNNNNNNNNNNNNNNNNNNNNNNNNNNNNNNNNNNNNNNNNNNNNNNNNNNNNNNNNNNNNNNNNNNNNNNNNNNNNNNNNNNNNNNNNNNNNNNNNNNNNNNNNNNNNNNNNNNNNNNNNNNNNNNNNNNNNNNNNNNNNNNNNNNNNNNNNNNNNNNNNNNNNNNNNNNNNNNNNNNNNNNNNNNNNNNNNNNNNNNNNNNNNNNNNNNNNNNNNNNNNNNNNNNNNNNNNNNNNNNNNNNNNNNNNNNNNNNNNNNNNNNNNNNNNNNNNNNNNNNNNNNNNNNNNNNNNNNNNNNNNNNNNNNNNNNNNNNNNNNNNNNNNNNNNNNNNNNNNNNNNNNNNNNNNNNNNNNNNNNNNNNNNNNNNNNNNNNNNNNNNNNNNNNNNNNNNNNNNNNNNNNNNNNNNNNNNNNNNNNNNNNNNNNNNNNNNNNNNNNNNNNNNNNNNNNNNNNNNNNNNNNNNNNNNNNNNNNNNNNNNNNNNNNNNNNNNNNNNNNNNNNNNNNNNNNNNNNNNNNNNNNNNNNNNNNNNNNNNNNNNNNNNNNNNNNNNNNNNNNNNNNNNNNNNNNNNNNNNNNNNNNNNNNNNNNNNNNNNNNNNNNNNNNNNNNNNNNNNNNNNNNNNNNNNNNNNNNNNNNNNNNNNNNNNNNNNNNNNNNNNNNNNNNNNNNNNNNNNNNNNNNNNNNNNNNNNNNNNNNNNNNNNNNNNNNNNNNNNNNNNNNNNNNNNNNNNNNNNNNNNNNNNNNNNNNNNNNNNNNNNNNNNNNNNNNNNNNNNNNNNNNNNNNNNNNNNNNNNNNNNNNNNNNNNNNNNNNNNNNNNNNNNNNNNNNNNNNNNNNNNNNNNNNNNNNNNNNNNNNNNNNNNNNNNNNNNNNNNNNNNNNNNNNNNNNAAAAAAACACAGGGAAAACTTTTCCTGACTGGAAGAAAGGCGACAATTTAATATGTATTATATTGTTgattgttttcaggtttttgctCTTCTCTGTAGGAAGCTAGTAGCTAATGAAGCTAGTAGCAAATGAAACTAGTAGCTTATGAAGCCAGAAGCTAAGGAAGCTAAGGCAGCAAGTTTCTAATGAAGCTAATGAAGCTAGCAGCTATTGAAGCGTGTAGCTTATGAATCTAGAAGCTAAGCAAGCTAGTWGCTGATGAAGCTAATGAAACTAGAAGCTAATGAAGCTAAGGAAGCTAGTTGCTAATGAAGCTAGTTTCTAATAAAGTTAGTAGCtaattatttgtgatttttgttttatgaggGTGTGGGGAGGGTTGGGAAAGCTTGTAAACATATtctgaaacattaataaaaactgtaataacaaaaaagttAGTAGCTAATTAAGCTAAAGATAATAGCTTATGAAGCTAGTAGCTAGTGAACCTAATGAAGCTAGTAGCTAATGAAGCTAGTAGTTAATAAAGCTAATGAAGCTAGAAGCTAAGGAAGCTAGTTGCTAATGAATCTAGAAACTAACAAAGCTAGAAGCTAATGAAGCTAGTAGCTAATGAAGCTAATGTTTAACAAAGCACAGTAGATGACTGAAGCYTCAGCAGAGTAAACAAGGTCTCAGCCGGTCGCTGTTGTGCCTGTCCGTCTCCATGACAACAGTGACACCAGCAGCCGGAGTCTCCCTCATGTTGGTGGTGGTGAGTCAGCTCAGCCTGCAGCAGACCTGACTTTGCTGTTTCTACGGTTACAAAGCTAATGATCAGTGCAAATGGGTTCATGCTAAATGTaaaccatggcaacagtttgAGATGCTGGTGAATCATTTACAGTTTCTACAGCGATTAGCTGACCCAGTCAAACCAGTTCAGCACCAAACAGAGAgcatggaggtggcagcatcatactgggKGCTTCCTCTGGGTTGTCCTTCAGAACCAGGCTGACCTTGTGTGTCCTGTCCAGATGGCCTGTTCGGCCGGtgtcacactccagaccagaagCCAGTCCGGTACCAAGTCtccggcccggttctgctgcGGCTGCAGGAAGTCCTGAAGGACCTGATGATTCAAGGTGAGTCTGACTGTAGGCCCCGCCCACTGTGGCGGAGTTAGGCCCCGCCCACCAGGGTTACACTGTGTCATGTGACCTCCAGGTCTGACCTGGAAGGACGAGCTAACCCAGTCCATCATCAGCCGTGAGCTGAGCCAGGTTACTATCAACGACCCGGATCTGGACCCGGACCWGGAACCGGAGGAGAACCCGCATAAACCGTAAGGAGAACCCGTTAATGAGTCTAATAACAAGTCAGAACCATTATGAGACCCRTTAACGAGTCGACCCAGGTCTGTTTGGTTCCCCAGGTCCTCCAGGTTGCTGGGCCCGSCCCCTCAGACAGAACCAGAGCCTGGAGGTCCAGCAGAACCCGAGCTGATGCAGCAGTACCTGGACTACCTGGTTCTGGACCCGTACCATCAGGTAGGGAGCAGGCTCACCTCGCCCACTGGTGGCGGTAGCAGGAACTGACCCACTTGTCTGTGctgcagaatcagaaccaggagcagCGCTCCCTCAACTCCCTGGACCAGAACCCGACCTTCCAGCGGRGCGACGCACTGGACCGGGaccggctgctgctgcaggacctGCTGTCCCTCTACCTGTCCTCCTCGCCGGCACTGCCTCGCCACCGGGGGGCGTCGGCCGCCAGCTCCTCYTTGCTGCCCGACCTGGACTTCCCTCTGGACTACAGCCAGGACTACAACTCCCAGGATCCTCATCTCAGGAAGCAGGAGCTGGATGTCCTGTCAGGACTGGACGGTCTGCTGATAGACTGGCTCTCACACCAGTCTGGAATTTATCTggagtttttaatatttctgtagTTCAGTCTGGAGTTCTACCTATAGTTTTCCTGTAGCTtatcagtagtttttttttatcagtctgtagtttatcagtctgtagtttccTGTAATttcctgtctctgtgtctcCAGGGAGCTCCCTGCGCAGACTGTCTCTGCTGCTTGACGATTTGGACCCGTCTGCAGGGCRGCAGGACCAGCGGCTGGACTCGTCCTCCATCCCCCAGCAGAGTGCAGGTCAGTGAGCAGCCTGCTGTCAGAGGccaggggtcaggggtcagaggtcagtaaTGTCTGTTGTCCTCCAGCAGATCGCCTGGGAGACGGTGCAACAGCCAAGCAGAAGGTGAGTCCTGCTTGTCCAATCAGAACCGAGTCTGGGCTCCTTTAGTTTTAGTTACTGCGTCGGTGCAACATGGCACGGAGACTGGCCTGAGAGAGGgcatcaccatggcaaccagtggACGATGATGCGTCTCTCTCCACCAATCAGCTCACAGAGGCCTTAATGGCATATAAAGCGGCTCCGCAGGAGGCTCCGCCCCCAACCGCAAGGCCACCTGGAGGACAGAAGGagccagccaatcaggacgcaggaGGCGTAGCCAAGGTGTCCGGACACGCCAATCAGAGGTATGGCAGCTTCTACTTCCTGtcacatcagccaatcacatgtcAGAGTGATTGGCTGATCACCGCCCTGATGACAACGCTCTGGTTGTCATCATGACAACCAGAGCGTTCTTCCTCTGGACGCCCCATCTGTCCTGCCGCCCTGGGCAGAAACCCATCTgtcctaataataataataacagatcAACATGAYGAGGATTCTGACCCGGTTCTCCTCTGCAGCGCGGTCGGACCAGCCGTTACCTTCAGAACCAGACCCAACTCCAGGAACCTGWCGGCTGCACACCAACCAGGTGAGAGGAGGCGGGGCTTACTGTCAGAAAAGAGGTGGGACTTCGAGTCAGAAAAGAGGCGGGGCTTAGAGACAGGAGGCAGATCCTCCATCTGAACCCTTCAGCCAATCGGAGCCGTTCCTTCTGTTAACACCTGGACGATGTCTTCAGTTGCAGGGCAGAACTTTCTGGAGCCTGAGATGGGTCTAAAGGTTCTCCAGAGCGGCGCTGAACAGGTGAGACCTGaaacctggttctgttctggttctgatgatgAGCGCTGAAGATTCTGGGTTTTGTGCAGACGGAAGAGAGGAAGTCGTCGTTGCCTCTAGCGACCAGAGTCCAGCCCGGCTCCCGCTGGGTGTTCGCCACGCTGGTGTCCATGGCATGCATCGGCGGCATCCTGGTGGCGGCCATGACCATCGCCTGCCTGCGACGCCACGCCCACCGCCTGGCTGCCAAGAAGCTTGGCCTGGGCCCGGACAGCGGCGGCTTCACCCACCAGGAGTACCAGGTGAGGCTCCGCCCACCTGCAGGTGATGGTGAATCCATTACCTGGAGACACGGAGGAGAGAATGTGGTGCTGAGGGATCCTGGGAGAACCTGCTGGATCCAGAAGGGAAAGATTCATATCAGGAAGTTTAGAGTTTCTACGTTTTtagtgattaatcgattactgaattagatgatgttttttttttttaaaggttctgttggctctagtggcctttatttgaaagtagtttgacaggaagtagggttatgagagagggggaagacatgtggtaAATGttgccaggccgggaattgaacctgtgacCACCGCCCTGAgtactaaggcctcaatacatgggttgtgcttcacccctgcgccaccacagcaccccattAGTTGATAAGTTGATTAATCAGTGATTATTGGTCATTATTGCTCCAGATGTATTGATAAATGTATCATTCTAACATGCTAACGTTGTCACCAGGATCTGTGTCGGCAGCACATGGCCTCCAAAGGCGCCTTTGGCCGGCTGGAGGCCGCCGCCCTGGGCGCGGTGGGCGGGACCGGCGCGGTGGGCGGGGCCAGCGTGTCGGGCGGAGTTGGGCCAGACTCAAGGGTGAGCAGCGTGTCGTCCCAGTTCAGCGACGGCGCCCAGCCCAGCCCCAGCTCGCACAGCAGCACGCCGTCCTGGTGCGAGGAGCCGGCGCAGGCCAACATGGACATCTCAACGGGTCACATGATCCTGGTCAGGACCGCACAACACCACACTGTGTCCTAATCAAATCACAGCAGATTGGGTTGAAAggtcaaacacaaacataacGTTCAATGGGAGGACATGTAGCAGCTTAgtcaggctccgcccccttccTCTCTGCTGCGCTGCAGCTCCACCTTTAGGCTCCGCCCACATCCACCtataataaatgaaagtttGCTAACTGGAGCTGTGGGTGTCATGGTGACGTCACTGCCAGTGAATAACATGGAACATTCAGTCATATTCATATCTCAGGTTTGAGCTACATATCTTTACAGAACGGCATATTATTTAATCTGCCTGAATCTAAAGTAATAAAACTGGGACTATGGATTAATTAATAGATTGGCTTtgaacaaaagtttaaaaactacagttAGAAAATATAATGAACTCCATGAGGAATCAGTTATAGAAGAGAAACAGTAAATCATCTGGTCCGACCTGGTGTTACCCAGTCTGACCCGGTGTGACCCAATCCGGCCCAGCACGACCCGGTCTGAACAGTCTGATCCAGTCKGACCCGGTCCAGCCCAGTCCGACCCGGTGTGACCCAGTCTGACCCGGTCCCTCTGGCTCCCCAGGCCTACATGGAGGACCACCTGCGGAACAAGAACCGGCTGCTGAAGGAGTGGGCTGCTCTCTGCTCCTACCAGGCAGAACCCAGCGCCGTCTCTGCGGCCCAGAGCGACGTCAACGCCAAGAAGAACCGCTGYCCCGACTCGGTGCCCTGTGAGTTACTCCACACACTGACACGGGCCCGGTAGAACCAGAACCTAACCGGTCACATGTTCTGCAGATGACCACTCCAGGGTGAAGCTGAAGGCCGACAGCAACCCGTCTCGCTCCGACTACGTCAACGCCAGCACCATCGTAAGTTCGCTCAGACACTCagcctggttctgatggttctggtcgGGGAGCTGACCTCTACTTGACCTCTTCCTGACCTCCTTGCGACCTACAGATTGAACACGACCCCAGGATGCCGGCCTACATCGCCACCCAVGGCCCCCTGCCACACACCATCTCCGACTTCTGGCAGGTGAGTTCAGAGGGGAACCAGGTGTCATGGTTCCCCTCTGAACTAACGAAGCGGCTGTCCGCTTCGTTAGtaacaaacatggctgctgtcCCCTTCGTCAGtaacaaacatggctgctgtcCCCTTCGTCAGTAACAAACATGGTggctgtgtatgtgtgtgcagaTGGTTTGGGAGAACGGCTGCACTGTGATCGTGATGATGACAGCTCTGGTGGAGGACGGAGAGAAGCAGTGTGACCGCTACTGGCCAGATGAAGGCTCCTCCCTCTACCACATCTATGAGGTGGGTGGAGGTTGGACAGGTGTCCAGGTTGGACAGGTTTCCTGGKGTCCAGGTGATACTCCCCCCTCTSCCTCCCCCTACAGGTGAACCTGGTGTCAGAGCACATCTGGTGTAATGACTTCCTGGTGCGCAGTTTCTACCTGAAGAACGTGCAGACGCAGGAGACGCGCACGCTCACGCAGTTCCACTTCCTCAGTTGGCCGGCGCAGGGAATCCCCACCTCCacgcgccccctgctggacttCCGCAGGTACTGCAGCTTTCCgtctgctttggtctcaacctGAGATCTTTATGGATTATTGGACTTGTTTTCATAGCTACAGAGACAATCCTGGGTGTGAATCCCTAACGTGTCCTGTTTCTCTGTCAGGAAGGTGAATAAATGCTACCGCGGACGCTCCTGCCCCATCATCGTTCACTGCAGGTACAATCAGCTGATCCCAGGTGTTACAACCAAGGGACTGTTTCTGATTGGGTCTTCCTGTGTTTCCATAGCGACGGCACTGGGCGGACCGGGACGTACATCCTGATCGATATGGTTCTGAACCGCATGGCTAAAGGTGCAGTAGATGCGGGGTGAAGCGGCCGCTGCTGCTCCAGACACTGACMGACTGATTCTGGTTCCCTGCAGGCGTCAAGGAGATCGACATCGCCGCTACGCTGGAGCACGTCCGGGACCAGCGGCCCGGGATGGTACGCACCAAGGTGAGTCCGAACCGGACCCGATCCCGACCACCCTGATGCACCAAACAGTAGCTCAGTTTTACTAACCGCACTTTAAACCCTcaaaacttaaaactaaaagtttctAGAGCAGATTCTCGTCCTGGTTTCTAATGCTTCTCTgctctgaaaaatgtaaagctgaGCCACgccgccacctgctggtggcAGATGGAACTGACCCAGTGCTTGGTGCACGAGCCGCCAGGGGCCCCTTGTGGCCCCACATACTAAAAGACTAACTTTTCAGCTCAAGGTTGGCGATTCAGTCACAAAAAACCCTTAGTGGCATTTCCACTGCCtttcaaaaaaagattaaaatattctaaatactTCAAGTACAAAAAGTTTGATAGTAAACTCATTAAATAAAGCTTGAATGAGTGACCCAAATTCTGCTCTTGAGAACAAACTGGAGGATATTGTTTACAGAAATAATCCTAGGTTATATTTTAGATCTATACTCATACCTCTTATTTTAATGTCATGCATAATGAAGTGAAACGTTTCGTGGCCCTTCATTAGTTTTTACCAGCAGTTTTGTCTCAGGAGGTAAAAGTTTGGGATGAGAGTGCCACCATCTTGTCTTCCTCTCCAGGACCAGTTTGAGTTTGCKCTGACAGCGGTTGCAGAGGAGGTGAACGCCATCCTCAAGGCACTGCCCCAGTGACCCTTGGAAAATCCCAGATGACCCCCGGCATCGACTCAGGATGATCTAGGTGATGTGTTCAGGAGCCTTCAGGAGAACCTGTGTGAAACGTGCATGTGAATGCACCACGAGCTTTACCCACCCAGACAGCTGGTGTTGTGTTGTAGCTGAACCTGCAGAGCTGGATCCGCTCCAGGTTCTCTGCTGCTCATGGACCCCCCTGGCTCCCCATGCATTTCCTGTCTATGTAGTGTTAACCTCCAGCAagagaaaactataaaaaataaatctgattttgtaAGTGTGAccttaaataaatctgtttgtgttgcagcaCCTGTGTGACTCTGTTTAAACGACTCGACCAATCAGGTTTCAGATCAGCTTTATTAACTTTAAGGCAAACATGATAAATTGAGACTGTGCATTCAGTACTCCTCGCCCTCGTCTTCATCGCCAACGCTGTCGGTCCCCACCTCTTCGTAGTCCTTCTCCAGGGCGGCCATGTCCTCCCGTGCCTCCGAGAACTCKCCTTCCTCCATGCCCTCGCCCACGTACCAGTGGACGAAGGCCCGCTTCGCATACATCAGGTCGAACTTGTGGTCAAGGCGTGCCCAGGCCTCGGCGATGGCCGTGGTGTTGCTGAGCATGCAGACGGCACGCTGCACCTTGGCCAGGTCTCCGCCCGGCACCACGGTGGGCGGCTGGTAGTTGATGCCCACCTTGAAGCCGGTGGGGCACCAGTCCACAAACTGGATGGAGCGCTTGGTCTTGATGGTGGCTATGGCMGAGTTGACATCTTTGGGAACCACGTCGCCGCGGTACAGCAGGCAGCAGGCCATGTACTTGCCGTGGCGTGGGTCACATTTCACCATCTGGTTGGCGGGCTCGAAGCAGGCGTTGGTGATGTCGGCCACCGACAGCTGCTCATGGTAGGCCTTCTCGGCCGAGATGACGGGTGCGTAGGTGGCCAGGGGGAAGTGGATGCGAGGGTACGGCACCAGGTTGGTCTGGAACTCCGTCAGGTCCACGTTGAGCGCGCCGTCGAAGCGCAGCGACGCCGTGATGGACGACACAATCTGGCCGATGAGGCGGTTCAGGTTGGTGTAGCTGGGGCGCTCGATGTCCAGGTTGCGGCGGCAGATGTCGTAGATGGCCTCGTTGTCCACCATGAAGGCGCAGTCTGAGTGTTCCAGGGTGGTGTGGGTGGTCAGGATGGAGTTGTACGGCTCCACCACCGCAGTGGACACCTGAGGAGCCGGGTACACGGCGAACTCCAGCTTGGACTTCTTTCCGTAGTCCACAGAGAGACGCTCCATCAGCAGAGAGGTGAAGCCGGAGCCAGTTCCTCCACCGAACGAGTGGAAGATTAGGAAGCCCTGCAGACCGGTGCACTGGTCGGCCTGAAAGCAGAACACACCCAGAATGTCAGGAGGAGACGTTCTGATGCCACGCAACAAGACTAACACAGCCAGACCTCAACCCAACTGGAACTCAGTCCAACCRGACCATGACCCCTYGACCCAGCCGGGCATCGTCTCTACCATACCTCGACCCAACGAGACCTTGACCCTTGAACCCAACAAAACCCTGACCCACCAGTTTGCGCGTCCTGTCCAAAACCAGGTCGATGATCTCCTTGCCGACCGTGTAGTGGCCCCTGGCGTAGTTGTTGGCTGCGTCCTCCTTGCCGGTGATCAGYTGTTCAGGATGGAAGAGCTGCCGGTACATTCCTGTACGGACTTCATCTGTTGGAGGGAAAACCCTTCAGTGTCAGCCATGTTTTCTGAACATGCTTCCATGTTTAAGAYGCTGCGTTTCCAGGCAGTACTGACCAATCACGGTGGGCTCCAG
Proteins encoded:
- the ptprnb gene encoding receptor-type tyrosine-protein phosphatase-like N → MEVAASYWXLPLDGLFGRCHTPDQKPVRYQVSGPVLLRLQEVLKDLMIQGLTWKDELTQSIISRELSQVTINDPDLDPDXEPEENPHKPSSRLLGPXPQTEPEPGGPAEPELMQQYLDYLVLDPYHQNQNQEQRSLNSLDQNPTFQRXDALDRDRLLLQDLLSLYLSSSPALPRHRGASAASSSLLPDLDFPLDYSQDYNSQDPHLRKQELDVLSGLDGSSLRRLSLLLDDLDPSAGXQDQRLDSSSIPQQSAADRLGDGATAKQKLTEALMAYKAAPQEAPPPTARPPGGQKEPANQDAGGVAKVSGHANQSAVGPAVTFRTRPNSRNLXAAHQPVAGQNFLEPEMGLKVLQSGAEQTEERKSSLPLATRVQPGSRWVFATLVSMACIGGILVAAMTIACLRRHAHRLAAKKLGLGPDSGGFTHQEYQDLCRQHMASKGAFGRLEAAALGAVGGTGAVGGASVSGGVGPDSRVSSVSSQFSDGAQPSPSSHSSTPSWCEEPAQANMDISTGHMILAYMEDHLRNKNRLLKEWAALCSYQAEPSAVSAAQSDVNAKKNRCPDSVPYDHSRVKLKADSNPSRSDYVNASTIIEHDPRMPAYIATXGPLPHTISDFWQMVWENGCTVIVMMTALVEDGEKQCDRYWPDEGSSLYHIYEVNLVSEHIWCNDFLVRSFYLKNVQTQETRTLTQFHFLSWPAQGIPTSTRPLLDFRRKVNKCYRGRSCPIIVHCSDGTGRTGTYILIDMVLNRMAKGVKEIDIAATLEHVRDQRPGMVRTKDQFEFALTAVAEEVNAILKALPQ
- the LOC103456704 gene encoding tubulin alpha chain encodes the protein MRECISMHVGQAGAQMGNACWELYCLEHGIQPDGQMPSDKTIGGGDDSFNTFFSETGSGKHVPRAIFVDLEPTVIDEVRTGMYRQLFHPEQLITGKEDAANNYARGHYTVGKEIIDLVLDRTRKLADQCTGLQGFLIFHSFGGGTGSGFTSLLMERLSVDYGKKSKLEFAVYPAPQVSTAVVEPYNSILTTHTTLEHSDCAFMVDNEAIYDICRRNLDIERPSYTNLNRLIGQIVSSITASLRFDGALNVDLTEFQTNLVPYPRIHFPLATYAPVISAEKAYHEQLSVADITNACFEPANQMVKCDPRHGKYMACCLLYRGDVVPKDVNSAIATIKTKRSIQFVDWCPTGFKVGINYQPPTVVPGGDLAKVQRAVCMLSNTTAIAEAWARLDHKFDLMYAKRAFVHWYVGEGMEEGEFSEAREDMAALEKDYEEVGTDSVGDEDEGEEY